The Micromonospora sp. Llam0 genome includes a window with the following:
- the cas6 gene encoding CRISPR system precrRNA processing endoribonuclease RAMP protein Cas6, with amino-acid sequence MPSRWQFVVPGVDPAGVRLEHVHAVVSRWFDVDEAAHRSHAKAYSVSPPVAHPAGTLVEVGLLDDALVDKLRAGAATGAVIRFGGQVGALVTGARQVAGVSWLELGRPSGDAAWSLRFLTPATFRRGNGFTPWPDPWSVVAGLRAVWRASAPAGLPELVLPLPGVGGPSGGGPSGGGPGERPDRDALWVSDIDGTSDVVKVNGRTVSGFLGRIRYVCDGPTALVGAVDRLMRLAPYSGVGAQRGRGFGLVRLEPTWR; translated from the coding sequence ATGCCGAGCAGGTGGCAGTTCGTGGTGCCGGGGGTCGATCCGGCCGGGGTGCGGCTCGAACACGTCCACGCGGTGGTGTCCCGCTGGTTCGATGTGGACGAGGCGGCGCACCGGTCGCACGCGAAGGCGTACAGCGTCAGCCCGCCGGTGGCCCACCCGGCGGGCACCCTCGTCGAGGTCGGCCTGCTCGACGACGCCCTGGTCGACAAGCTGCGGGCCGGGGCGGCGACGGGGGCGGTGATCCGGTTCGGTGGTCAGGTCGGCGCGCTCGTCACCGGCGCGCGGCAGGTGGCCGGGGTGTCGTGGCTGGAGCTGGGCCGGCCGTCCGGCGACGCGGCGTGGTCGCTGCGGTTCCTGACCCCGGCGACGTTCCGGCGGGGCAACGGCTTCACGCCGTGGCCGGACCCGTGGTCGGTGGTGGCCGGGCTGCGGGCGGTGTGGCGGGCGAGCGCGCCGGCCGGGCTGCCGGAGCTGGTGCTGCCGCTGCCGGGCGTCGGCGGGCCGAGCGGTGGCGGGCCGAGCGGTGGCGGGCCGGGGGAGCGGCCGGACCGGGACGCGCTGTGGGTGAGCGACATCGACGGCACCAGCGACGTGGTCAAGGTCAACGGGCGTACGGTGTCGGGCTTCCTGGGTCGCATCCGCTACGTCTGCGACGGGCCGACCGCCCTGGTCGGCGCGGTGGACCGGCTGATGCGGCTGGCACCGTACAGCGGGGTCGGTGCGCAGCGCGGCCGCGGCTTCGGCCTGGTCCGCCTCGAACCGACCTGGCGGTGA
- a CDS encoding helix-turn-helix transcriptional regulator — MSPTNWRDVKAKARAADPEWDNPSRVARRAEMRQQMLASVSGVQLAEIRKQLGMTQVQLAEAAGLSQARISQIENGEATSLESLRSYVAGLGGHLDIIARIGNIQLNVA; from the coding sequence ATGAGCCCGACGAACTGGCGAGACGTCAAGGCTAAGGCACGCGCGGCCGATCCCGAGTGGGACAACCCCAGCCGGGTTGCTCGACGTGCTGAGATGCGTCAGCAGATGTTGGCGTCCGTGAGCGGTGTCCAGCTTGCCGAGATCCGCAAGCAGCTGGGCATGACTCAGGTGCAACTCGCTGAGGCAGCAGGACTGTCGCAAGCTCGGATCAGCCAGATCGAGAATGGCGAAGCTACCAGCCTGGAGTCTCTCAGGTCGTACGTCGCGGGGCTTGGCGGACACCTCGACATCATCGCCCGAATCGGAAATATACAACTGAATGTGGCATAA
- a CDS encoding type II toxin-antitoxin system RelE/ParE family toxin: MSLHPEVEDWFIDLCRTDPATADRVAEAVDLLAEHGPALGRPLVDRLKGSLYHNMKELRPGSTGDTEIRMIFAFDPLREAIFLVAGDKSGQRKAWFETAIPLADARFDEHLMKLKENVDEPDELARRQG; this comes from the coding sequence GTGTCCTTACATCCTGAGGTCGAGGACTGGTTCATCGACCTTTGCCGTACCGACCCGGCCACCGCCGACCGGGTTGCCGAGGCCGTAGACCTGCTGGCCGAGCACGGACCCGCGCTAGGAAGGCCTCTTGTGGACCGACTCAAAGGCAGTCTGTACCACAACATGAAAGAGCTCCGGCCAGGGTCGACAGGTGATACAGAGATCCGGATGATCTTCGCCTTCGATCCCCTTCGGGAGGCGATATTCCTCGTGGCGGGTGACAAGTCTGGCCAGCGGAAAGCCTGGTTCGAGACAGCCATCCCGCTAGCCGATGCGAGGTTCGACGAGCACCTGATGAAACTCAAGGAGAATGTTGATGAGCCCGACGAACTGGCGAGACGTCAAGGCTAA
- a CDS encoding undecaprenyl diphosphate synthase family protein, which yields MLPDSTRHALKLAEEATRQRATGRHLTVAIGYDGREEIVNAVRSLLDDQARRGATLDDIAQRLTADQIAAHLYTSGQPDPDLVIRTSGERRVSGFLLWQAAHSELHFCDVYWPGFRKIDLLRALRSDTWGCVQ from the coding sequence GTGCTGCCCGACTCGACCCGGCACGCGCTGAAGCTCGCCGAGGAGGCGACCCGGCAGCGGGCGACCGGCCGCCACTTGACCGTGGCCATCGGCTACGACGGCCGCGAGGAGATTGTCAACGCCGTACGGTCGCTGTTGGACGACCAGGCACGGCGCGGGGCGACGCTCGACGACATCGCGCAGCGACTGACCGCCGACCAGATCGCCGCCCACCTGTACACCAGTGGGCAACCGGACCCGGACCTCGTCATCCGCACCAGCGGGGAACGCCGGGTGTCCGGCTTCCTGCTGTGGCAGGCCGCCCACTCCGAGCTGCACTTCTGCGACGTCTACTGGCCCGGCTTCCGCAAGATCGACCTGCTCCGGGCGCTGCGCTCGGATACCTGGGGGTGCGTGCAATAA
- the cas1 gene encoding CRISPR-associated endonuclease Cas1 produces the protein MSFGVDLGDIDPYGGIGSSDGDRAPTKVIYVGVPGATVRVAAGRLVVDSPDGVTLLSVPAGHVRGLALCGPVGLSAGARNWALRGDVDVVFASWRGQYLGHLAGAGTRRVERLRALLGASDDPGRAVTFGRAVVTAKLSKQAVLLHRSRRQERHDQVDAAILGIIRSIDTVAGATSRDEIMGAEGAAARAYFAALGALLPAPLRFATRSRRPPLDVINSALSFGYTLLLGEAVTALTAAGLDPAIGLLHTPADRRPSLALDLIEEFRPYVVDQVVLHLARTGRLGLEHGSEETDRAGVLLNREGRAVLIDAYEQRMATVTRSALPGFTGSIRRHLHRQAQRLAAWVERDVPWDGLEWR, from the coding sequence GTGAGCTTCGGTGTCGACCTGGGCGATATCGACCCGTACGGCGGGATTGGATCGTCGGACGGGGACCGCGCGCCGACCAAGGTGATCTACGTCGGGGTGCCGGGCGCGACGGTACGGGTGGCGGCCGGCCGGCTGGTCGTGGACTCACCCGATGGCGTCACCCTGCTGAGCGTGCCGGCCGGTCACGTCCGTGGCCTGGCACTGTGCGGGCCGGTGGGGCTGTCGGCTGGTGCCCGCAACTGGGCGCTGCGCGGCGACGTCGACGTGGTCTTCGCCTCCTGGCGTGGGCAGTATCTGGGGCACCTGGCCGGGGCGGGCACCCGGCGGGTGGAGCGGCTGCGGGCGCTGCTGGGTGCCTCGGACGACCCGGGGCGGGCGGTGACGTTCGGCCGGGCGGTGGTGACGGCGAAGCTGTCGAAGCAGGCGGTGCTGCTGCACCGCAGCCGCCGGCAGGAACGGCACGACCAGGTCGATGCCGCGATCCTCGGGATCATCCGGTCGATCGACACCGTGGCGGGCGCGACCAGCCGGGACGAGATCATGGGGGCCGAGGGCGCGGCCGCCCGTGCCTACTTCGCCGCGCTGGGCGCGTTGCTGCCGGCACCGCTGCGGTTCGCCACCAGGTCGCGTCGACCGCCGCTGGACGTCATCAACTCGGCTTTGTCGTTCGGCTACACGCTGCTACTCGGCGAGGCGGTGACCGCGTTGACGGCGGCGGGACTCGACCCGGCGATCGGGCTGCTGCACACCCCGGCGGACCGGCGGCCGAGCCTGGCGTTGGACCTGATCGAGGAGTTCCGGCCGTACGTGGTGGACCAGGTGGTGCTGCATCTGGCCCGCACCGGCCGGCTGGGTCTGGAGCACGGCAGCGAGGAGACCGACCGGGCCGGAGTGCTGCTCAACCGGGAGGGGCGGGCGGTGCTGATCGACGCGTACGAGCAGCGGATGGCGACAGTGACCCGCAGCGCGCTGCCTGGCTTCACCGGGTCGATCCGTCGTCACCTGCACCG